From the genome of Gavia stellata isolate bGavSte3 chromosome 3, bGavSte3.hap2, whole genome shotgun sequence, one region includes:
- the LPIN2 gene encoding phosphatidate phosphatase LPIN2 — translation MNYVGQLAGQVLVTVKELYKGINQATLSGCIDVIVVRQQDGTYQCSPFHVRFGKLGVLRSKEKVIDIEINGDAVDLHMKLGDNGEAFFVQETEEENEKVPAYLATSPIPTEDQFFKDTDNHLKSGENERTCANSEIPHSVETETVFTPGSVKKKKRRRKKYKQDSRREDQISSTGMEEIFEMEISSDDEKNVQALRGSSNSSPKGEEQKESLIYHSKDHYPLSDGDWSPLENPFSEPVCPKSDSELEVKPAESLLRSESHMEWTWGGFPESTKISKKEKLEHPRTATITPSEKTHFRVILSSDEVEDDDDVKDSVCTILKPEPRTHPLLKQMDVKDSLASAIVEPQDPLPLDADHHSRLLVDPLPETKPTAKIDSPSKKKGVHKRSHHQGPDDIYLEDLKALEPEVAALYFPKSDSDPGFRQWTESDTLSGSQSPQSVGSAAADSGTECMSDSAMDLPDVTLSLCGGLSENGEISKEKFMEHIITYHEFAENPGLIDNPNLVIRIYNRYYNWALAAPMILSLQVFQKSLPKATVESWVKEKMPKKSGRWWFWRKRESMTKQIPEAKEGKTETQRANDLPATIKEQVNSRPPEDDSSSDEASQELKESLKIDSASVEHPTHGNITAYKKSLRLSSDQIAKLKLRDGPNDVVFSITTQYQGTCRCAGTIYLWNWNDKIIISDIDGTITKSDALGQILPQLGKDWTHQGIAKLYHSINENGYKFLYCSARAIGMADMTRGYLHWVNDKGTILPRGPLMLSPSSLFSAFHREVIEKKPEKFKIECLNDIKNLFAPSKQPFYAAFGNRPNDVYAYMQVGVPDCRIFTVNPKGELIQERTKGNKSSYYRLSELVEHVFPLLNKEQSSAFPCPEFSSFCYWREPLPDLNMDDLA, via the exons ATGAACTACGTAGGACAACTTGCAGGACAAGTCCTGGTTACTGTGAAGGAGCTGTACAAAGGCATTAATCAGGCAACCCTTTCAGGATGCATTGATGTCATTGTGGTCCGACAACAAGATGGTACATACCAGTGTTCTCCTTTTCATGTCCGATTTGGGAAGCTCGGTGTATTGCGCTCTAAAGAAAAAGTG ATTGATATAGAAATAAATGGCGATGCTGTTGATCTTCATATGAAACTGGGTGACAATGGAGAAGCTTTCTTTGTACAAGAAACTGAGGAGGAAAAT GAAAAAGTTCCTGCATATTTGGCAACATCTCCAATACCCACTGAAGACCagttttttaaagatactgaCAATCATTTGAAATCAGGTGAAAATGAGAGAACATGTGCAAACTCAGAAATTCCACACTCTGTGGAAACAGAGACTGTATTCACCCCAGgttctgtgaaaaagaaaaaacgaagaagaaagaaatacaaacaagaTAGCAGGAGGGAAGATCAGATCTCTTCTACTGGGATGGAAGAgatttttgaaatggaaataagctcagatgatgaaaaaaatgttcaagcCCTAAG AGGATCATCAAATTCATCACCGAAAGgtgaagaacaaaaagaatCTTTGATTTATCACTCAAAGGATCATTACCCTTTATCTGATGGAGACTGGTCCCCTCTGGAGAA CCCTTTCTCTGAGCCAGTCTGCCCTAAAAGTGATTCAGAACTAGAAGTTAAACCTGCTGAGAGCTTGCTCAGATCTGAATCTCACATGGAATGGACATGGGGAGGATTCCCAGAATCAACCAAG ataagcaagaaagagaaactgGAACATCCCAGAACAGCGACCATTACTCCATCAGAGAAGACTCATTTTAGGGTCATCCTCAGCTCTGATGAAgttgaagatgatgatgatgtgaAAGATTCTGTCTGTACAATACTGAAACCTGAGCCAAGAACTCATCCTCTGCTTAAGCAGATGGATGTTAAAGATTCTCTTGCTTCTGCGATTGTAGAACCACAAGATCCGTTGCCATTAGATGCTGATCATCATTCCAGACTGTTGGTGGACCCTTTACCAGAAACAAAGCCAACAGCAAAAATTGACTCTccttcaaaaaagaaag GGGTTCACAAGCGAAGTCATCATCAGGGGCCTGACGATATTTACTTGGAGGACCTAAAGGCTTTGGAACCTGAAGTTGCAGCACTCTACTTTCCCAAAAG TGATTCTGATCCAGGCTTCAGGCAGTGGACAGAGTCAGATACCCTTTCCGGTTCTCAGTCTCCTCAGTCAGTAGGAAGTGCTGCTGCCGATAGTGGTACAGAGTGCATGTCTGATTCTGCTATGGACTTGCCTGATGTTACACTTTCGCTTTGTGGAGGTCTCAGTGAAAATGGAGAGATTTCTAAAG AAAAATTCATGGAACATATTATTACTTATCATGAATTTGCTGAAAACCCTGGACTCATAGACAATCCTAATTTGGTAATAAGGATTTATAACAG gTATTATAACTGGGCGTTGGCTGCTCCAATGATTCTGAGTTTGCAGGTGTTTCAGAAGAGTTTGCCTAAG GCTACTGTTGAGTCTTGGGTCAAAGAAAAGATGCCAAAGAAGTCTGGAAGGTGGTGGTTCTGGCGCAAGAGAGAAAGCATGACTAAACAG ATACCAGAAGCAAAAGAGGGGAAAACTGAGACACAAAGAGCAAATGACCTGCCAGCAACTATAAAAGAGCAAGTTAATAGTAG ACCTCCAGAAGATGATTCTTCTAGTGATGAAGCATCACAGGAATTGAAGGAATCCCTGAAAATAGATTCTGCCTCAGTAGAGCATCCAACCCATGGGAACATTACAGCTTATAAGAAGTCACTTAGACTGTCTTCGGACCAAATA GCAAAGCTGAAGCTCAGAGATGGCCCTAATGATGTTGTATTTAGTATTACAACCCAGTATCAAGGGACTTGCCGTTGTGCAGGAACAATATATCTCTGGAACTGGAATGATAAAATCATCATATCAGACATTGATGGAACAATAACAAA GTCTGATGCTTTAGGACAGATCCTCCCTCAGCTTGGCAAGGACTGGACTCATCAGGGCATTGCAAAACTTTATCATTCCATAAATGA aaatggcTACAAGTTTCTGTACTGTTCTGCCCGTGCCATTGGGATGGCAGATATGACCAGAGGATACCTACACTGGGTGAATGACAAAGGAACAATTCTCCCCAGGGGCCCTCTCATGTTGTCCCCCAgcagtttgttttctgcttttcatag GGAAGTAATAGAAAAGAAGCCTGAAAAGTTCAAAATCGAATGTTTGAATGATATCAAGAATTTGTTTGCTCCCAGTAAACAGCCTTTCTATGCTGCTTTTGGAAACAGGCCCAAT GATGTATATGCTTACATGCAAGTGGGAGTTCCAGACTGCAGAATATTTACTGTGAATCCAAAGGGTGAACTGATCCAAGAACGGACTAAGGGAAACAAATCTTC gtATTACAGACTAAGTGAGCTTGTGGAACATGTGTTCCCATTGCTTAATAAAGAACAGAGTTCTGCATTTCCGTGCCCAGAATTCAGCTCCTTTTGCTATTGGAGAGAGCCTCTTCCTGACCTTAACATGGATGACCTGGCCTGA